TATACAATTCGAAAATATAATCAGAATGAACTCGTTAATGTAAATCATTATAATGAAGCCAATTCTGATGAAATAGTAAGTTTTTGGTTGGCTATTAATGAACGCATAAAAAAAGTAATCGAATTACAAGATGAGGATACTTTGGCATATCAAATTGAAATTGATAAAGGAGAAAAATCTGATTTTAAGTTTTTAATTGAAGACTATGTAAATCATATGGAACATCATTTAGATCAAATAGCAAAATCACACAATAAATAAAAGAAAATGGAATACTTCACATTGGCCAGGGTACTACATGTTTTAGCCGTGATTTTGTGGATAGGCGGAGTAGCTATGGTAACGACTGTAATTATCCCTGCTGTTAAAAAATTAAAATCGAAGGAAGATCAGATAAAAACCTTCGAACAGATAGAAGGTAAATTTGCCTTGCAAGCCAAAATCACAACACTAATAACGGGTGTAACAGGGTTTTATATGTTATATGTACTTGATGCCTGGGATAGATATTTTGATTATAGATTTTGGTGGATACATGCAATGACTTTGGTTTGGATAGTATTCTCACTAATTCTCTATGTTTTAGAACCACTTGTATTGCATAAGTTGTTTAAAAAATATGCAGAGGATAACCCTGCAAAAACGTTTAGATTTATGCACCGTATGCATTGGATTTTACTTGTATTAAGTTTGATTACCACCGCAGGAGCAGTGGCAGGTAGTCATGGATGGTTTTTCTTGAACTAATCGATAAGAAATAATGAATACTAACGATCAATTTTATTACGAAAAGCAAGAACCCAATAAAAGCTGTTTGTTGGCTATGCGCAGTATTATTCTTAATCATGATAAAGATGTTACCGAAACACGTAAATATGGGATGCCGTGTTTTTGTTATAAAGGAAAAATGTTCTGTTACATATGGGTTGATAAAAAAACCGATGAACCCTATTTCCTTATGGTAGAAGGAAAACATCTGGATCATCCTCAATTAGAAACAGGTGATCGTGCAAGAATGAAAATTTTTAGAATAGACCCAAACAAAGATTTACCTGTAACGACAATCAAGTTAATTTTAAATCAGGCATTAGATGTATATAAAAACGGGACCATTCTAATTGTCAGGAAGTAACAGATAAAAAAATCTAAATAATGAATTAATAATCGTTCCATATTTATTTGCTATAAGCACTAGTATAGAACAGTAACAAAACACAACCTTCTATCGTCATGAC
The sequence above is a segment of the Aquimarina spinulae genome. Coding sequences within it:
- a CDS encoding DinB family protein produces the protein MQISEITQKLSYLLEKGAKLIHDCSENELKSKPLPNKWSKKEILGHLIDSGIHNLQRFTEIQFENKPYTIRKYNQNELVNVNHYNEANSDEIVSFWLAINERIKKVIELQDEDTLAYQIEIDKGEKSDFKFLIEDYVNHMEHHLDQIAKSHNK
- a CDS encoding DUF1801 domain-containing protein; translated protein: MNTNDQFYYEKQEPNKSCLLAMRSIILNHDKDVTETRKYGMPCFCYKGKMFCYIWVDKKTDEPYFLMVEGKHLDHPQLETGDRARMKIFRIDPNKDLPVTTIKLILNQALDVYKNGTILIVRK